The nucleotide sequence TAGACGGGCATATTGCTCAATAAATCGAGTTGAAGCCCGCTTTATCGAAAGAAAAGCATCAAGTCTTTTGATGGGCCAATGGCTCTTTGCTCCTTATGAGTTATTTTCAGATAATTCTAATTGGAGCCCCTATGAAATTTTTCACTGTACTTTTATTTTGCTTTGCAAGCCTGACACATGCTGAGCATAGCTCGGATAAGATCCTCGATTCATTGCTGATTATGATAGAGAGCAAGTCAGATCGTGGACAAATTGATCGTTACTTCATGGAGCCCCGAGCTGATTTAGATCTAAATCAATTTGCTCAGGTAATTAAGCGCATTAAAGAGCATAATATAGAGGCTTTGACGGAAGGGCCTGTTATTTATTATCCGATTAATGAAACGGCGCTTTATATGCTTGAAACAAAGGATGGCTGGAAGTTTGCGCCTTCCGCAAGTCGTAATTTTGAAGATATCTATCAAGCGGCATTTAAGTTTTCAGATCCAGAAAAAACCATGGAATATTATTTAGAGAGTATTTTGGCTAATGATTATGGTGAAGCACTCTCTTGTATCATTCGTGGGAAAGACAATTTTCAGTATAAAGAAGGTAAGCTACCTGAGTACGCTATTTTTGCACTAGAGAATTTTGCCGTTTATATCACAGCAAATCCTTTGAGTTCTTTAGAGCTCGATTCCTATGACGTCGATGTACTGAGAACCTATAATTCTTCTTTGGGTGAAATCAATTTTGTTTTTGATCGTGGTGATTGGCTTATTACTTCCTCTACGTCCAAGAATCTGATTATTGATCATTTTGGTCAAGCCAATATAAATGATTTGAGTGAGGCGCTACCAGATGAAGTGAGTGGAATGATTTTGATGCTGCGGAAAATGAAGTGGCTTTATATCATCGTCGTTTTATTAGTTGGTTTTATTTTGCAGTGGGTTTTAACTAAAGTATTGCAGCAGACAGTTTTAACAAAATTTGAGCGTCATGGCAAAATTATAAGTAGTAAAAAGAGTAGTAAATCGCTTTGTCTCTTATCGATGTCACTTTCCTTTTACCTTTTAATTCCCTATGTAGCTGAGCCCTCGGAATTATTGCTTAAGAGTCGTAAAGTTGCCTTTGTACTGGCTTTGATTGCGGGCATTATGGTCATTTCAAAAATTCTTGATTTGGTCATGAGTATCTTTTATGAAAAGGCACAAGGAAGTGCGACTAAAGTTGATGATGTACTCATCCCTATGGTGCACAAAGTTTTTCGCTTTGTTTTATATTTTGTGGGCTTCTCATTCGTCGCCAGCAATATGGGAGTCAATGTTACGAGTATAATCGCAGGTTTGGGGATTGGTGGTGTGGCCCTGGCTTTAGCTGCGAAAGATACTGTTGAGAATGTATTTGGTTCGATTACTTTGTTATTTGATCGTCCCTTTGAAGTAGGTGATTGGGTGGTTATCAATAACGTGGAGGGAACGGTAGAATCCATTGGCTTGCGTTCGACGCGGGTAAGGACTTTTTATTGTTCATTAGTGAATGTCCCCAATGCGAATTTAATTCGTGCCAATGTGGATAATTTTGGTCGTCGTTCTTATCGTCGAATTAAAACGAATCTGAGCGTTACCTATGATACACCACCTGAAAAAATCGAAGCTTTCTGTGAGGGTATCCGCGAGATAATTCGCAATCATCCACACACGAGGAAAGATTATTATCATGTGTATCTCAATCAATTTAATGCGTCATCACTCGATATTTTGCTCTATTGTTTTTTAGATGTGAGTGATTGGGCAATTGAGTTACGTGAGCGCCAGCGTTTGTTTTTAGATATTATTCGTTTAGCCAACCGCTTGGGAGTTGCTTTTGCCTTCCCAACTCAGAGTCTTCACATGGTGAAGCCCGAGGATTTATATGAGCCCGAAGTATCAACAAAAGTGGAAAATATCCAAAGTTCATATATAGGTGCAAGGCAAAAAGCAAATGAAGTTATACAAGAGAGTGGAAGTCTACGTCCCCATCCTGGCGCGATAAATTATCAAGCAGGCAATGAATACGTAGTTTCAGAAAAAGGTTAATTATGAAAAAGATCAATAAATCCTCACATTTAGAATCAGTAAAATACGAGATTCGTGGGCGTGTTGCCAAAGCCTCTGAGCGCTTGCGTTTAGATGGGGTGAATGTCCTCGAACTTAATATTGGTAATCCAGGCGTTTTTGGTTTCAAAGTTCCCGATACAATGAATATGGCTTTGATTCGCAACTTGGAAAAATCGGCATCTTATTGTGCCTCTAAAGGGATTTATTCTGCCCGTGAAGCAATTGTCGTAGACTCTCAGAATCAGGGTGTGAAAGGCTTGGATATTGATCGTGTCTATTTGGGCAATGGCGTCAGTGAATTGATTCTGATGGCAATGGAAGGCCTCTTGAATTTAGGTGATGAAATGTTGTTGCCATCGCCGGATTATCCTTTGTGGAGTGCGGCAGTAAAAATTTCTGGTGGTCAGCCGGTTTATTATCCCTGCGATTCAGCTACTGAGTGGATGCCGAATCTCGAAGAAATGGAGAGTCGCATTACAGAGAAGACGCGTGGCATTGTGGTGATCAATCCCAATAATCCGACAGGCGCGGTATACTCACGTGAGATATTAGAAGGAATCGTAGAGCTCGCTCGCAAGTACAATTTAATTATTTTTTCTGATGAGATTTATTCAAAAGTTCTCTATGATGATAATGAATTTATACCCATGGCAACTTTGGCGGAAGATATTTTGATTGTTAGTTTTAATGGCTTATCAAAATCATATAGAGCCTGTGGTTTTCGCTGTGGTTGGATGTATTTGACTGGAGCCGTTGAAGAGGCAGACTCTTATCTAGAAGGTTTAGATTTATTAGCGTCCATGCGCTTGTGTTCAAATGTCCCAGCACAATGGGCGGTTCAGACTGCTTTGGGTGGTTATCAATCCATCTTTGATCTATGCTCTGGTGATGGCCGCTTAAAAAAGCAAAGAGATATCTGCTTTAAGAGATTGTCGGCAATAGAAGGTGTCTCAGTGGTTAATGCTGGTGGAGCACTTTATCTTTTTGCTGAGTTGGATTTAGCTATTTATAATTTTGAAAATGACGAAGACTTTGTATTGCGCTTCTTAGAAGAGGAGCACGTCTTATTTGTTCATGGCTCTGGATTTAATTACGAGAAGTCGGCTGCATTCCGAGTGGTGTTTTTACCTTACAAAGAAGATTTGCAGCGCGCATTTGATCGCCTAGAGCAATTCCTTAGCCGTCACCGTCGTAAGTAGATGTTTGAACTTACTTCTCTGGCTAGTGGCTCTAAGGGCAATTGTACTCTTATAGAAAACGATACGTCGGCATACATAATTGATTGTGGTTTGAGCTTTAAGAAGCTTTGTGAGAAAATGAAGACTTTGGGCAAAGATTTAGCTAAGCTCAAAGGCATCTTTGTGACTCATGAGCATGCGGATCATTCTTCTGGTGTTCGTATATGTGCAGATAAATTAGATATTGCGGTATACGCAAATCATGATACGGCACTGATGTTGAAGCAAAAGAATCGCATGGGTAAGAAATGTGTGATTTTTGAAAATGGCCAAGAGATATTTTTAGACGGTATGTGCTTTCAGCCTTTTTCAGTGCCACATGACGCGGTTAATACTGTGGCTTACAAGGTTGAGTATGAAGGTCGCAAGATTTCGGTTTTGACTGATTTAGGCAGTGTTACCGAGCTTGTGGTGAATCAGGTGTATGGTAGCGAGATATTAGTACTTGAATGTAACTATGATCAGCAGATGCTGATGGATTGTGGGCGCCCATGGCGAACCATTCAACGCATCATGAGTCGTCATGGCCATTTAAGTAATGAGCAGGCAATGGAGCTCTTAGAGCGTTTGATGCATCCAGGTCTAAAAGAATTGTATATTGGTCATATATCAGAAGATACTAATGATTATAGCTTAGTCTATGACATAGTTTCAAAAGCGCTCGATAAATTAGGGCGTAGTGACATAGAGCCTAAGATTCTTAGGCGTCACGGTTTATTAGAGGCATAAAAAAAGCCACTTGATTAAGTGGCTTGTAAGGAAGTGTGTTTTGGAACTTTAAGCGAGAAGCTTATCGAGCTCTGCAATCACATCTTGGCAGGAGAATGGTTTTCGCACTGTCGCGTCTGCGCCAAAAACTTTAGCCGTTTCTAGGTTGTCGAAACCAGAAGAGTAGATCTTGCCTGTGATAGCAATGATTTTAACTTCGGGGAAAAGTTGTCTCATTTTTGTAATGGTTTCAAGGCCTTCCATATTGGGCATTACAATATCTGTAATGATGCCAGCAGGGGTGAAGTTATCCACTAAGTTAACAGCTTCAAGTCCATCATCAGCGGTTTTTACTGTGTAGCCTTCTTTGTTGAGGCAGTCTTTTAGAATCTCTAAAACGACTGGATTATCATCAATCACTAAAATATTTTTATTAGACACTTCCATTAGCTCATCTCTTTATAAATGTTTTCTTTAAAATAAAGACCGTTTTACTCTATACAATCAAAAAACTTCCTGTGAGTAGGAAAAGCAAGGGAAATAAATCAAAAATTAGTTAAGAGCCCAATAAAAGCAAAAATAAGCCGAAGAGATGGCTCTCTTCGGCTTATTAGACGAATATGTATATGCTTTTACTTTTGAACTAGGTCTTCGCGGACAGCGAAGTAGTTGGGGAAAGTTTTTTTACAGCATGTGGGATCGAGAATGGTGATTTCGGTGCCGAGGCTAAGGATGGCGAAGGCCATTGCCATGCGGTGATCATCATAAGTTTCGATCTCGCAGTTCAAGATTTTTTCAGGTGGATTAATGACGAGATAATCGGGGCCTTCTTCTACAGTGGCGCCGGCGCGCTTTAATTCATTAGCGACTGCGGTGATACGCTCAGTCTCTTTGACCTGCCAATTAGCGATATTGCGAATGGTAGTAGTGCCTTTTGCGAACATCGCGACAACAGCTAAAGTCATGCCAGTATCGGTCATCGTATTCATGTCGATATCAATACCATTGAGTGTGCCTGTTGACTTAACTTCGATGAAGTTATCTCCGTAGGTGACTTCTGCGCCCATTTGACCCATGACGCCAGCGAAGCCTGATTCGCCTTGGATACTATCTTTGCCACAGCCATAAACGCGAATTGAGCCATTGATAGCAGCTGCTCCGAGAAAGTATGAAGCAGAGCCAGCATCGCCTTCGACGATGAAGCTACTGGGGTTGATGTATTTCTGTGGAGCAGGGACAGTGAAAGTTTTGTAGTTATCATTACTGACTTCTACGCCAAATTTTTTCATGAGGCCCATAGTCATGTCGACATAGGGTTTAGAAGTGAGTTCACCGTCGATATTGATGGTTACTGTATCTTCGGCCAAAGGTGAGGCGAGGAGTAATGCGGTGATGTATTGACTAGAAACTGATCCATTGACACTCGTGGTTCCGCCTTTGATACCATTCGCCTTGATCTTAAGGGGAGGGCAGTTTGTCGGGAATTCGTAGGAAATGTCAATATTGAGTTTTTGTAGTGCGTCCACAAGGTCTTTGATGGGACGTTCACGCATGCGAGCATTGCCATCGATGACGTAGTTGCCTTTACTTGCACAGATTGCAGCACTCATGCTGCGGACTGCGGTGCCGGCATTTTCGAGGTAGAGGGTGAAGTCGCCGTCGGGCAATGAGCCTGCGCAGCCTTCGAGTTCTACGGTGAGATCTTCGACATTGCGACTGCAGGGGATTTTAAGAGTTTGTAGTGCTTCAAACATGCGATCCACATCGTTACTGGATAGGATGTTTTCTAAAGTGATTTTACCTTCTCCAAGTGCAGCGAGAAGGAGGCTGCGATTGGAAATGCTCTTTGAGCCGGGAAGTTTTACTGTGCCCTGAATTGAGCTGATTTTCGGAAGGGTAATTTTTTCCAAGGTTCGATTCTCCTATGGGTAAATAAAAAAGGCGGGAAAAAATCCCGCCTTTCAAAAAAAACTTATTTTTAGCTTACTTAGCTAAAACAGCTTTGGCTTGTTCAACTAGTGCATTAAAAGCAGCACGATCAGTGATAGCCATATCAGCGAGGACCTTTCTGTTAAGCTCAATATTGAGCTTTTTAAGACCAGCGATGAAGCTTGAGTAGTTAGTGTCTTGTTGGCGACAAGCTGCGTTAATACGAGTTGTCCAAAGTTGACGGTATTGACGTTTCTTTTGTTTACGACCGACGTAAGCGTGTTGATTTGCTTTGTCGACAGCGTCCATTGCATTTCTGATGCGTTTAGAAGCGCAGCCGTAGAAACCTTTAGCAGCCTTAAGGATGCGTTTTCTTCTAGCTCTTGAAGCTGGGGAATTAGTTGCTCTCATTGATAAATCTCCTTAATTATTTGAGGCCGTAGGGAAGGGCTGCTCTAACAGCGTTCATTTCACAGTCTTTAAGAACTGTGGAAGTACCGAGTCTAGCCTTTCTCTTTGGAGATTTTTTAGTGAGTATGTGGCGCTTACCTGCGCGACAACGAATGTATTTGCCAGTACCTGTCTGCTTGAGACGTTTGGCAACGCATTTGCGAGTCTTTTGTTTGGGCATCGTTTTCTCCTTGTTATTAGAGTGTTCATTAAATGGCTGATACGGCAGATGCCAGCCGTATGCAGACCGAAAAAAATTGAGCGCTAAGGTAGTCTAGGAATACTTTAGCACAAGCACTAGTTTTTAAAAAACTAAGCTTTTTTTGAGTTGGGGGATAATTGCATGGACATATTGCGTCCCATGAGCTTTGGTTTAGCTTCAATAATAACAGTTTCACCAAGTGATTCAATGATACGTTTCATGAGTACATCACCGAGTTCTGGGTGAGCCATTTCGCGGGCACGGAACTGTAAAGTGATTTTGAGTTTATAACCTTTGCCGACAAATTCACTTGCGTGCTTGAGCTTAGTTTCGAAATCATGGTCATGGATATTGACGTGAAATTTGAGTTCTTTGACCTGATTGTTATTCATTTGTTTTTTACGAGCATCTTTCTGTTGCTTCTTTTTTTCGTAAATGAATTTACCATAGTCCATAACGCGGACTACAGGTGGTTTTGCATCAGGGGCAAGTTCCACGAGGTCGAGGCCTTCTGAGTGAGCATTGGTCATTGCTACAGAAAATGGAACAATAGCAACTTCTTGACCGTTGCTGTCGAGTAGGCGAACTTCTTTGCCAGCTAATGAGTCAGAGCTCGGCGAGTTAATTAAACGCAATTAGATATATCTCCAGTTTTTAAAAAATGTATTCCTTAAGATTGCCCAAGACAAAAACTTATCAAAGTAATTGTTAGTCAATAAGCTTAAAAAAGTAAGTTATTTTGTTCGAGAAGCTTTTTTCGGCTTGTTCCATCGGAAAAATGGTAGCAAACCAATGAAGCTTAGCCCAGTGAAAATTCCGACGGCTAACATGACGTAGAATGCTGCCTGGCTAGTGAAGCCGTAACTATGCAGTCCAATGGAGAGCTGATTAACACCAAACCATGACCAAGTAGTGACGGACGCACCAAAGATTGAAAGTAGTGCTAAGCCACGAGATCTAGCAATGCCAGCCATTTTAGAGTGAAGGATAATAGCACACCAGATAACAATAAGTAGGGCACCGTTTTCTTTTGGATCCCAGCCCCAGAAGCGACCCCAGGAATCGTCTGCCCACAGACCACCAAGGATGGTGCCGATAAAGCTAAAGAACATGGCGAAGGCGATGGTGCCGTACATGGTTGAGTTAAGCGTCTTGTAAAGTTCTTTATTTTCTTTTTCGGATTTAAATAAGGCACAGACTAGAGAAATGATACCAGTCATAGCAGCTACGTATGTGGCTGCGTAACCCATGTTAATAGTGATTACGTGAGTCATAAGGAAGAACTTAGTATCTAGTACGGCCTGCATCATTTGCATGGTGTCACCATCAAGCGAGAGCTTGTCAGCGATATTGAGTGTGAGGAATCCGCATACCGCAGCAATAATGTTACCGATGCCGCGCTTAAAGAGGAACTCGATAATGAGGGCCGCGATGACAATGACCCAACCAATAAAGATAGCGGTTGAATAAAGATTAGTGATAGGTGGGTAGTCAGAGATGTAGACTCGCGCAAAAAGCCCCCATGTATGGATTAGGGCAATCACGATGAGGAAGTGCATGTTACAGCGATTAATCCAAGGTTTACGGAAAAGCCAAGATAGGGCGCAGAGAACGAAACCTAGAGCATACCAGTGATAGAGACCAAAAGGATTGATTTTATTAAAGGTGATTTCAAAAGCGGTCTTTTTTTCAGAAGTTTCCCAGACTTGTAGTTCGCCTTCTAGGCGGTGATCTTTGGAACTGAGTTCAGTGAGCTTCGTTTTTTTATCGTTCTTGCTCATGTTGCTGTCGTTCTGTACTTTAGTAAATTCAGTCTGACTCTCTTCGAGTTCGGATTTGATCGCACCGAGTCGTGTCTGACGAATCTCCTTATTGATTTCAATGAACTTATTGATCGCTTCGTTAAATTTTGCGGGCTTGTCGTCATAAAAATAGAAGAGCGAGACGGCGAGTTGCTCGGTATTATCATTCAAGTCTTGTCCTTTAACGAGGCTCGAAGAGATTGAATGCGAGAGTGTGTCCCAGTCATTTTTGTCGTTACTTTTGATGACTAATGGGGGATTGTACTTAAGGATATTGGTGTTCATCGCGTGGTACTGACTGATGCCTTGTGCGGTATTCGCAAAGCTCGTCGAAAAGGAGTTGGCCATGAGATGGAAAGTTTGTAGGCGTTGTTCAAAATCAATTAATGCAGTTTGATAGGAGTCGCGTTCACCCACTTTAAGTTCGCGAACTTTTTTAATATCGCTTTCGAGGGTTTTGATTTTGTCTGCAAATTCAACAAGAGCATAGCGGAAGCGATGACGCTTGAGGTCAAGGCCTAATTTTTCAAGTAGCTGTGGATGCGTTATGCGGAAGACGCGGTGCTCGTAAGCACTGGGTTTAGCAGAGATGACTTCAAAGAAAAACTGGACAGATGGGCGAGTTTCAAAAACTTTATCTTTTTCAGGGACTTCTTTGTCGCCGTCTTTTACTTCTACTTTAAAGATGGCACTTTCGCTTAAGAAAACGAGGAAGTTTTGAGCTACTGTGTGGAGTGGTTTCGTTCTGCCTTTATAGACCATGGGGATGGTGGCAGCTTTGTCTAAGTTGAACTCTTTCTCTTCATCAACAGTATTCGTTTTTGTAGAACGTGAAAGACTGTAAAAAAGTCCGATGATTAAAATTGCGGAAATAGCAAACTGCCAAGCTTTAAAGCCAGTTGGAGCTGATTCGCGATTGAATAGTCCCTTCATAAATTGTATGAGAATGATAAGGAAGTGGATCATCATTCCTGTAGCTGCCATCATACAGGAAATGTAGGGAAGCATCCATCCACTATTTCTAACCACTTGTAAGACAGTGGTGGTTTCATCTTGGCTAAAACTCTGCTGGTAGAAAGTTTTGTCGTCGAAGCGTAGGGGGTTATTCATCCAGATCTTCACTTCGCGGTCAATGTTGTTTTCTGGGTCTTCTAAGCGAATAAGACTAGAATAGTTACGTGGAGTATTTGTGCCCATGTAGCGGTCAAAGCTGAAGTTGATTAAGCTGATGGTGGCAGTGTTCTCGCTATCGCCCTTCAGATAGGATCGTTTATTACGGAGAATAAGACGATATTTCTTGCCATCAACTTCCATTTCTTCAAAACGATTGGGGAGATTACGGCTGGTGAAGTTGGCGTAAAAGTAAAGAGAAAAAGCGCGAGTGCCGAGGTCTTTGCCATCGCGTCCAGTAAATTTGAAAAGTCCAGCAGGGACATCTTTACTGCTCCCAAGGCCATCGCTTACTTTGTCGCTATAGATGTGGAAGTTTTTGCCATTACCAGCAGTGACGCCAGGAGTGGGAGCAGGCTGTGTGCTCATTTGTGAGTTCTTGAAAAATTCGACGGTTTCAATGGTGAACGGAAGTGATTCGTAGTCAATAGTATCGCCTACGGAGTTGATCATTGACATCGGGATGGCAGTTGTTTGATTGTTGTCGCCATCTGTCTTCTCGATGACCGCAAATTCATACTCAATGTTATTGTCTAGGTAGGACGTACTTTGTCCTTCAGGGATGACCATAGTTGATTCAACGGCATCAATTTTTGTGACGAGTTCAGCGATGAGTAGTAGGATGACTGAAAAATGGATAAGGACAACCGCGGCTTTTTTCTGACCATATAAGAACCAGCAGGCGGCATACATGAATACGGAAGGGATGAGGCCTTGAGCAAGGCGGTAGACGACTCGCATATATGCTGCACCAACAGTAGAAGAAACTTCTTCGTGGAAATAACCTTTGGCGATAGCGAGTGTAAAAAGTAAAGAAATTACTGTGAAGATAGCTCCAATAACTAAGTGCTTTTTATTTTTCACTAACTTGAATCGTACCATGTAGGCGGATGTTAAGTTGATAAATAAACCTGCGCCAATAGCGAAGCCACCAGGCATGTAGATATATGCTTTTTCGAGGAAGCCGATATCCCAAGAGCGAGGGAAAAATAAGTTAAGGTTGATCTTGGTTATGTATGAACGGAAAATTTCGTCGACAACAGTCCAGATACCTGCATCCATTTGTGCCAGTGTTCCCGCAAGAACGAGAAACATAGAAAGAGAAAATAGGGTTATTGTAAATTTAAGTGAAGCTAAGGTTTTAAAGATTTTTTCCATTATTTGAATCTCGCGCTAGTAATCAAAGTTTTAAATTCCTCGAGGGCTAGGTCTGCTTTGGAAGCGGGTCCCTGGAGTTTGAAGAATATTTTACTTGTCCCCTGAAAGGAGGCAGATATAAGGATTTCTTTATCATTGCTGATTTTGATGAGCTCGAGTTCTTTGCCATCAGTACTTTTGATTTTTTCTATGTAATCTTTAGGAGACTTACCTTTAAGTCCCATTTGATCAAACCACATTTCATAAACTCTCTGCATCGGCATGGGGCCTTGCATTTGTGTGATACTCAGTTGGTAGCTAGCAGCTTCGATTTTTAATTCGTATTTACCTAGTGACATGGCAGTTTTTTCGCCAGTTTTGATCCACTTGTCAGAGGGATTGAGTTCAAGTGTCTCGAGTTTTTTTACTTCATGGGGGTTATTAACCGGCGGTTGAGTGCTAGGAGCAGGTTCTGCTGCTTTAGGCTGAGGTGTATCATTAATAAGTTTAACGATGTGAATGGAGTTACCTTGGATATTGAAGCTTTTGATTTCGTTTTCTAATTTAGCATCAGCGCTTATGCCAACTTGCCCTTTCCAGCGTGCGACATTGGCATCAATATTTTGATTGGGACCTAATTTAATGAGGCTTATGTCAACTTGGCCTGATTTGTAAGAGGCGATTCTCATACTTGAGCTGGATTGTACTTCTTTCCAGTCAGCAGGTACGTCGTATTTGAGCATGTTATTTTCGTCGAAGCTATGTGCGCCAATGACTTGAATGATATTATTAGCTTGATTGCGGACTTCTTCGTCAGGCCCAATGAGTTTGAGAAACCAAGTCGCATCAGGTCTTTCAATGATGGCGGCCATGATCGCATTAGCATTTGCTGCGACAGCCGGCATGGACCCTGACGCAAATGGTGCTTGACTTGTAAGTTTTGTAGAAGTGGTCTTGCTTGGCTGCTGATCTTTTTTGTCTTCGTTGAATAAAGTGATTTTGTAGAGCTGGTCTTTTATTGTACTTAACTCTTGTTCGGTGGGAGCTCCACTGAGTCCAATTTGTTTTTTCCAGCGAAGGACATTTGCGTTAAGATCTTGACCTGAAGGAAGGCGGGAGATAGAGATGTCAACACCCTCGGCATCGAAACTTGCGATTCGCATTGCGGAGGCTTGTTTTTTGACCCAGTCTTTGGGGATGTCATAGTGGATGTGATCACCGTGAGCTAAATCTAAGGTATTGGCAACTTGCTCGAGATTAGCTACTTGCTTTTTAACCCCTTGATAAGAGCCGATGATTTTTATGAACCAAGTATATTTCGGTGTTTCTGCAACAAGAGCAATCAAACCGCCGTTTTCTGCCTTTGGCTGACTCATCATGAAAGGAGCTCGCTGGACAGGTGTTTTCGTGGAGGTGGGGGTGTCGAGACTGTAATCTTTTTCATTGTAAACAGTTATTTCATCTTTCTTAGTAAAAAGCTTTGGCGAAATGACAATGAGGATAACTGTGATGGCAGAAAGGGCGTAAATTATATTTTTCATAAAAGGTAAGGTCTGTTAAATTAATTCAATGCCTCTATATTACTCGAATCACCCTTAAAGACAAAAGAGATTGAAAAGTTATGTTTAAAAAAAGTCAAAGTAAGTCTGGTTTGAGCTTAGATGCGGTGATTAATAAACGTAAAAATCTCATGCCCGAGCATCGAGAGCGGTCTTGGGTGATTCAATGGGTGTATTTCTCGGTATTGTTTCTTTTTATATTAATGATCCATACAATTGTTGATTATTACAATTGATTCCTAGGCTTGATTTCCTTGTAGGCGTTTTGCCAAGCACGGAACAAGAATATTTTTGATTACAGTAGTTGACTGTGAGACATTAGATATTTTCACCATTTAAAAATGGAAGTGAACGGAAGGTTTAGAAAAGCTATTCTGATGATAAATAAGATAAAAAAGACCGTATTTAAAATAGGGGCTTGAAATCGGCATAAACTGGAAGGTATTTTAAATACGGTGGAAAAAAACGTATTTGTATTGACACGAGTCATTGTGATGGTATTTATGCGAGCGTAAATATAAATGGATTTCCTATGTTTAAACTGAATAAAAAAGTCGAATACGCAATCATTGCACTCCAGCACATGAAAAGTGTTGACGATGGCGCGATGAGTACAGTGAAAGAGATTTGCGAGCTCTACGGCGCCCCCTTTGATGTCACCTCAAGAGCGATGCAGAAGATGGCTTCAGCAGGGATTTTGAAGTCGATTAAAGGAGCTCACGGAGGTTACTTAATTCAGCAGGACTTAGGTGAACTCAAGCTCCTGGATTTAATTGAATCCATATCTGGAGATGTATCACTCGCCAGCTGTGTAATTGATCCCTGTAACTGTGATATGATTGCAAGTTGTAACATAGTGGATCCGATTACGCGACTTAATGAGTTGTTAAGAAAATTTTTCGCTGAGATG is from Lentisphaera profundi and encodes:
- the infC gene encoding translation initiation factor IF-3; the protein is MRLINSPSSDSLAGKEVRLLDSNGQEVAIVPFSVAMTNAHSEGLDLVELAPDAKPPVVRVMDYGKFIYEKKKQQKDARKKQMNNNQVKELKFHVNIHDHDFETKLKHASEFVGKGYKLKITLQFRAREMAHPELGDVLMKRIIESLGETVIIEAKPKLMGRNMSMQLSPNSKKA
- the aroA gene encoding 3-phosphoshikimate 1-carboxyvinyltransferase, with amino-acid sequence MEKITLPKISSIQGTVKLPGSKSISNRSLLLAALGEGKITLENILSSNDVDRMFEALQTLKIPCSRNVEDLTVELEGCAGSLPDGDFTLYLENAGTAVRSMSAAICASKGNYVIDGNARMRERPIKDLVDALQKLNIDISYEFPTNCPPLKIKANGIKGGTTSVNGSVSSQYITALLLASPLAEDTVTINIDGELTSKPYVDMTMGLMKKFGVEVSNDNYKTFTVPAPQKYINPSSFIVEGDAGSASYFLGAAAINGSIRVYGCGKDSIQGESGFAGVMGQMGAEVTYGDNFIEVKSTGTLNGIDIDMNTMTDTGMTLAVVAMFAKGTTTIRNIANWQVKETERITAVANELKRAGATVEEGPDYLVINPPEKILNCEIETYDDHRMAMAFAILSLGTEITILDPTCCKKTFPNYFAVREDLVQK
- a CDS encoding response regulator, which encodes MEVSNKNILVIDDNPVVLEILKDCLNKEGYTVKTADDGLEAVNLVDNFTPAGIITDIVMPNMEGLETITKMRQLFPEVKIIAITGKIYSSGFDNLETAKVFGADATVRKPFSCQDVIAELDKLLA
- a CDS encoding MBL fold metallo-hydrolase produces the protein MFELTSLASGSKGNCTLIENDTSAYIIDCGLSFKKLCEKMKTLGKDLAKLKGIFVTHEHADHSSGVRICADKLDIAVYANHDTALMLKQKNRMGKKCVIFENGQEIFLDGMCFQPFSVPHDAVNTVAYKVEYEGRKISVLTDLGSVTELVVNQVYGSEILVLECNYDQQMLMDCGRPWRTIQRIMSRHGHLSNEQAMELLERLMHPGLKELYIGHISEDTNDYSLVYDIVSKALDKLGRSDIEPKILRRHGLLEA
- a CDS encoding mechanosensitive ion channel family protein, which produces MKFFTVLLFCFASLTHAEHSSDKILDSLLIMIESKSDRGQIDRYFMEPRADLDLNQFAQVIKRIKEHNIEALTEGPVIYYPINETALYMLETKDGWKFAPSASRNFEDIYQAAFKFSDPEKTMEYYLESILANDYGEALSCIIRGKDNFQYKEGKLPEYAIFALENFAVYITANPLSSLELDSYDVDVLRTYNSSLGEINFVFDRGDWLITSSTSKNLIIDHFGQANINDLSEALPDEVSGMILMLRKMKWLYIIVVLLVGFILQWVLTKVLQQTVLTKFERHGKIISSKKSSKSLCLLSMSLSFYLLIPYVAEPSELLLKSRKVAFVLALIAGIMVISKILDLVMSIFYEKAQGSATKVDDVLIPMVHKVFRFVLYFVGFSFVASNMGVNVTSIIAGLGIGGVALALAAKDTVENVFGSITLLFDRPFEVGDWVVINNVEGTVESIGLRSTRVRTFYCSLVNVPNANLIRANVDNFGRRSYRRIKTNLSVTYDTPPEKIEAFCEGIREIIRNHPHTRKDYYHVYLNQFNASSLDILLYCFLDVSDWAIELRERQRLFLDIIRLANRLGVAFAFPTQSLHMVKPEDLYEPEVSTKVENIQSSYIGARQKANEVIQESGSLRPHPGAINYQAGNEYVVSEKG
- a CDS encoding pyridoxal phosphate-dependent aminotransferase is translated as MKKINKSSHLESVKYEIRGRVAKASERLRLDGVNVLELNIGNPGVFGFKVPDTMNMALIRNLEKSASYCASKGIYSAREAIVVDSQNQGVKGLDIDRVYLGNGVSELILMAMEGLLNLGDEMLLPSPDYPLWSAAVKISGGQPVYYPCDSATEWMPNLEEMESRITEKTRGIVVINPNNPTGAVYSREILEGIVELARKYNLIIFSDEIYSKVLYDDNEFIPMATLAEDILIVSFNGLSKSYRACGFRCGWMYLTGAVEEADSYLEGLDLLASMRLCSNVPAQWAVQTALGGYQSIFDLCSGDGRLKKQRDICFKRLSAIEGVSVVNAGGALYLFAELDLAIYNFENDEDFVLRFLEEEHVLFVHGSGFNYEKSAAFRVVFLPYKEDLQRAFDRLEQFLSRHRRK
- the rpmI gene encoding 50S ribosomal protein L35; amino-acid sequence: MPKQKTRKCVAKRLKQTGTGKYIRCRAGKRHILTKKSPKRKARLGTSTVLKDCEMNAVRAALPYGLK
- the rplT gene encoding 50S ribosomal protein L20 → MRATNSPASRARRKRILKAAKGFYGCASKRIRNAMDAVDKANQHAYVGRKQKKRQYRQLWTTRINAACRQQDTNYSSFIAGLKKLNIELNRKVLADMAITDRAAFNALVEQAKAVLAK